The Sulfurihydrogenibium sp. genome includes a region encoding these proteins:
- a CDS encoding Dam family site-specific DNA-(adenine-N6)-methyltransferase gives MRPFLKWAGNKYKIVEDIKKLLPVGNRLIEPFVGSGAVFLNTDYKSYLLADINEDLINLYRTLGDYGKDFISFTKTFFTPENNTKERYMELRDVFNTTNDKVLKSALFVYLNRHCYNGLIRYNQRGEFNTPFGRYQKPYFPEEEMQFFYNKLKTADVELRTSNYEETLKDVFYGDVIYCDPPYIPISKTSNFTQYYQEKFTILDQLKLIQILKDLAKKGIPSVLSNHYNNLIIDHFEDFEILDVRRTISCKSREKVKEILAVIK, from the coding sequence ATGAGACCTTTTTTAAAGTGGGCAGGCAATAAATATAAGATTGTAGAAGATATAAAAAAGCTTTTACCGGTCGGCAACAGACTTATAGAGCCATTTGTAGGCTCTGGCGCTGTTTTTCTTAACACTGATTATAAATCTTATCTACTTGCAGACATTAATGAAGACCTGATAAACCTTTATCGTACATTGGGAGATTATGGCAAAGATTTTATAAGCTTTACAAAAACGTTTTTTACGCCAGAAAACAACACAAAAGAAAGATACATGGAGCTAAGGGATGTATTTAACACTACAAACGACAAAGTTTTAAAGTCTGCATTATTTGTATATCTAAATAGGCATTGTTATAATGGACTGATTAGATACAATCAAAGAGGAGAGTTTAACACACCTTTTGGAAGATACCAGAAGCCTTATTTTCCTGAAGAAGAAATGCAGTTTTTTTATAACAAGCTTAAAACTGCTGATGTAGAGTTAAGAACTTCAAACTATGAAGAAACTTTAAAAGATGTTTTTTATGGAGATGTGATATACTGCGACCCGCCTTACATACCTATTTCAAAGACTTCAAACTTTACCCAGTATTATCAAGAAAAATTTACAATCTTAGACCAGCTGAAGCTCATTCAAATTTTAAAAGATTTGGCAAAAAAGGGGATTCCGTCGGTATTAAGCAATCATTATAACAATCTTATAATAGACCACTTTGAAGATTTTGAGATTTTAGATGTAAGAAGGACAATATCTTGTAAGTCAAGAGAAAAGGTAAAAGAGATTTTAGCGGTAATAAAATGA